A genomic stretch from Cyprinus carpio isolate SPL01 chromosome A12, ASM1834038v1, whole genome shotgun sequence includes:
- the LOC109048396 gene encoding guanylate cyclase 2G-like isoform X1: MSGGLDLDISGATRWWVIFVSLSALTGSVICNIATQYKVTIGLQAPRNISYPFSLLRLGSAIQIAIDKINANPTLSGNFSFDFVYLDTDCNAKLSLQGFINQVMNQNVSALFGPSCPEEAEVTGLIASTWNIPMFGFVGQTPKMDNILVYDTYIKIAPPLKRVGEILLKTLEFFGWKYVGMIGGGADRNTWDSVDAFWKSVEQQLRAKVTVTAGIKFDTSDPELAQRNLQIISKVARVVVVLANAEDTMSLMIEAQKQGLMNGEYVFLLVQQFEVSGRVDNLWKTVGEANKATVLKAFDMVFVLAQKSYDGYDYYDFFEQAYERLKGAPFYSNLSSEKEVSSYAAYLHDAVLLYAIGLKEAFKNGKDIRHGREILQKLRGRANIRFYGASGLVHFDEYGERNLDYSVYDLQQTETVTKFVSVLDFDSNSKTIKPTSRFSNIVWQNGKPPLDNPPCGFDNELCEWLENEISLLVLLVALPVLGVAAVALITLLTLQKTRLQSRLDESSWWLINYSDITILREPKGTQTLSVSTTPSKCGSGGSQSMLSTNSYSTREAIYTTIGLYQGNEVGVKYLKNQILPDIKKPSIIAEFNMLKEMKHENLVQFFGVCIEPPNVCIVMQYCKKGSLKDVLRNSEIELDWMFKLSFAYDIVNGMEYIHKSSLKSHGSLKPSMCLVDSRLQIKLSGFGLWEFKHGTKHKLIPLENPNYEEMYYTAPEFLREVYYPFNGTQKGDVFSFAIIMRELMYSTEVGPYHDVHLEPKEIIKLLRTPLSDEPLRPTLSADICDERLIPLLKACWSENPDHRPPFISIRRQLRQACPESHANILDNMVSKLEKYANHLEEVVEERTNQLTAEKSRADKLLSSMLPKYIADQLMCGKPVEPTSYDMVTIFFSDIVGFTTMCSISSALEVVTLLNDLYSLFDEIIKLYDVYKVETIGDAYMVASGLPICNGTRHAEEISTMALHFLSAIKRFKIRHLPKEKLALRIGINSGPVVAGVVGNTMPRYCLFGDTVNTASRMESNSLPLRIHVSQSTADILLKTGNFELEERGDIEIKGKGTQKTFWLISKSGFSFPSTGQDCDASPKSGTDSFISKQEKNKTTPMNDGDRRAIQRTPIMAKMTEMHTLTVPDI, encoded by the exons ATGTCAGGAGGATTAGATTTAGACATAAGTGGAGCCACACGATGGTGGgtgatttttgtttctttatcagcaCTTACAGGCTCTGTTATTTGCAACATAGCAACCCAGTATAAGGTTACGATTGGCCTCCAAGCTCCTCGGAACATCTCCTACCCTTTCAGTTTGCTTAGGTTGGGGTCTGCAATACAGATTGCCATAGACAAGATCAACGCAAATCCAACTCTGAGTGGAAATTTCTCCTTTGACTTCGTATACCTGGACACAGACTGTAACGCAAAACTTTCACTTCAAGGATTCATCAATCAAGTAATGAACCAAAATGTGTCAGCGCTATTTGGTCCGTCCTGTCCTGAGGAGGCTGAA GTCACAGGGCTCATAGCATCCACATGGAACATTCCCATGTTCGGCTTTGTTGGCCAGACACCAAAAATGGATAACATTCTGGTGTATGACACCTATATAAAAATTGCACCTCCACTTAAAAGGGTTGGAGAAATCCTGCTTAAAACACTGGAATTCTTTGGATGGAAGTATGTTGGTATGATCGGAGGTGGTGCTGATAGGAACACATGGGACAGCGTTGATGCTTTTTGGAAGTCTGTGGAACAGCAACTCAGGGCCAAAGTAACAGTGACAGCTGGCATCAAGTTTGATACCAGTGACCCAGAACTGGCACAGAGAAACTTGCAGATCATCTCTAAAGTTGCAAGAG TGGTTGTTGTGCTCGCTAATGCTGAAGACACCATGTCTCTGATGATAGAAGCGCAGAAACAAGGCCTAATGAATGGAGAGTATGTTTTCCTTCTGGTTCAGCAGTTTGAGGTCAGTGGCAGAGTG GACAACCTGTGGAAGACTGTTGGTGAAGCAAATAAAGCAACAGTGCTGAAGGCTTTTGACATGGTTTTTGTACTTGCTCAGAAATCCTATGACGGGTATGACTACTATGATTTCTTCGAACAGGCTTATGAGAGATTAAAAGGGGCACCTTTTTACAGCAACCTGTCCTCAGAAAAAGAG GTCAGCTCCTACGCTGCCTATTTACATGACGCTGTTCTACTTTATGCCATTGGCCTTAAAGAAGCCTTTAAAAATGGTAAAGACATCCGTCATGGACGAGAGATTCTCCAGAAGCTCAGGGGCAGGGCCAATATTAGGTTTTATG GGGCTTCAGGTCTGGTTCACTTTGATGAATATGGAGAGAGGAATCTTGACTATTCAGTATATGACCTACAACAAACAGAAACTGTCACaaaatttgtgtctgttttggACTTTGACAGCAATTCGAAAACGATCAA ACCCACATCAAGGTTTTCTAACATTGTTTGGCAAAATGGAAAACCTCCACTAGATAATCCGCCCTGTGGTTTTGATAATGAGCTCTGTGAATGGTTAGAAAATG AGATATCTCTGCTGGTTCTGCTGGTGGCTTTGCCTGTGTTAGGAGTGGCAGCAGTGGCTTTGATCACTTTATTGACTCTACAGAAGACCCGTCTACAGTCTCGCTTGGATGAGTCCAGCTGGTGGCTTATCAACTACAGCGACATAACTATCCTCAGAGAGCCCAAA GGAACGCAAACACTGTCTGTAAGCACAACACCAAGCAAATGTGGTAGTGGTGGCTCTCAGTCCATGCTCTCCACCAACAGCTATAGTACTAGAGAAGCCATCTACACTACTATTGGACTCTATCAG GGAAACGAGGTGGGcgtaaaatatttgaaaaatcaaaTACTTCCTGATATCAAGAAACCATCGATCATCGCAGAGTTCAACATG CTGAAAGAAATGAAACACGAGAACCTAGTACAGTTCTTCGGTGTGTGTATCGAGCCTCCAAATGTCTGTATCGTCATGCAGTACTGCAAGAAAGGAAGCTTGAAG GATGTTCTCAGAAATAGTGAAATTGAGCTGGACTGGATGTTCAAATTGTCTTTTGCCTATGACATTGTTAAT GGCATGGAGTACATACATAAGAGCAGTCTGAAGTCTCATGGAAGTCTGAAGCCCAGTATGTGTCTGGTGGACAGCAGGCTGCAGATCAAACTCTCTGGCTTTGGCCTGTGGGAGTTCAAACATGGTACCAAACACAAACTGATCCCACTGGAGAATCCAAATTATGAAGAGATGTACTACACTGCTCCTGAGTTTTTGAGAGAGGTGTACTACCCTTTCAATGGGACCCAGAAAGGTGACGTCTTTAGCTTTGCCATAATCATGCGAGAGCTGATGTACAGTACAGAGGTGGGTCCGTATCACGATGTTCATCTGGAACCAAAAG aGATTATCAAGCTGTTAAGAACCCCCTTGAGTGACGAGCCACTTAGACCAACCTTGTCTGCTGACATCTGTGATGAACGTCTCATCCCTTTACTAAAAGCCTGCTGGAGTGAGAACCCAGACCACAGACCCCCATTCATCAGTATCAGGAGACAACTGCGTCAGGCATGTCCTGAAAG CCATGCCAACATCCTGGACAACATGGTGAGCAAACTGGAGAAATATGCCAATCATCTGGAAGAAGTCGTggaggagagaaccaatcagctcaCAGCAGAAAAGAGCAGAGCTGATAAGCTTCTATCTAGCATGCTGCCAAA GTATATTGCTGATCAGCTAATGTGTGGGAAACCAGTGGAGCCCACAAGTTATGACATGGTGACCATTTTCTTCTCCGACATTGTGGGTTTCACCACCATGTGCTCCATTAGCTCGGCTCTGGAGGTGGTCACCCTCCTCAACGACCTCTACAGTCTTTTTGACGAGATCATTAAGCTATATGATGTCTACAAG GTGGAGACAATAGGGGATGCATATATGGTGGCCAGTGGTCTGCCTATCTGTAATGGTACCCGTCATGCTGAGGAGATCTCTACTATGGCACTCCACTTCCTGTCCGCCATCAAAAGGTTCAAAATTAGGCATCTGCCTAAAGAAAAATTGGCCTTACGGATTGGGATCAATTCTG GCCCAGTTGTTGCTGGAGTTGTGGGTAATACAATGCCCCGGTACTGTTTATTTGGGGATACAGTGAACACGGCTTCTAGGATGGAGAGCAACAGTCTTC CGCTGAGAATCCATGTCTCCCAGAGCACTGCTGATATTCTCTTAAAGACAGGAAATTTTGAACTGGAGGAGAGGGGTGATATTGAAATAAAg GGAAAGGGAACACAGAAAACATTCTGGTTGATAAGCAAATCTGGATTCAGTTTTCCATCCACCGGCCAGGACTGTGATGCAAGTCCTAAATCAGGAACAGAT TCTTTCATAtctaaacaggaaaaaaacaaaacaaccccaATGAATGATGGAGACAGAAGAGCAATCCAGCGGACCCCAATCATGGctaaaatgacagaaatgcaCACACTTACTGTACCCGATATCTAG
- the LOC109048396 gene encoding guanylate cyclase 2G-like isoform X2 has protein sequence MSGGLDLDISGATRWWVIFVSLSALTGSVICNIATQYKVTIGLQAPRNISYPFSLLRLGSAIQIAIDKINANPTLSGNFSFDFVYLDTDCNAKLSLQGFINQVMNQNVSALFGPSCPEEAEVTGLIASTWNIPMFGFVGQTPKMDNILVYDTYIKIAPPLKRVGEILLKTLEFFGWKYVGMIGGGADRNTWDSVDAFWKSVEQQLRAKVTVTAGIKFDTSDPELAQRNLQIISKVARVVVVLANAEDTMSLMIEAQKQGLMNGEYVFLLVQQFEVSGRVDNLWKTVGEANKATVLKAFDMVFVLAQKSYDGYDYYDFFEQAYERLKGAPFYSNLSSEKEVSSYAAYLHDAVLLYAIGLKEAFKNGKDIRHGREILQKLRGRANIRFYGASGLVHFDEYGERNLDYSVYDLQQTETVTKFVSVLDFDSNSKTIKPTSRFSNIVWQNGKPPLDNPPCGFDNELCEWLENEISLLVLLVALPVLGVAAVALITLLTLQKTRLQSRLDESSWWLINYSDITILREPKGTQTLSVSTTPSKCGSGGSQSMLSTNSYSTREAIYTTIGLYQGNEVGVKYLKNQILPDIKKPSIIAEFNMLKEMKHENLVQFFGVCIEPPNVCIVMQYCKKGSLKDVLRNSEIELDWMFKLSFAYDIVNGMEYIHKSSLKSHGSLKPSMCLVDSRLQIKLSGFGLWEFKHGTKHKLIPLENPNYEEMYYTAPEFLREVYYPFNGTQKGDVFSFAIIMRELMYSTEVGPYHDVHLEPKEIIKLLRTPLSDEPLRPTLSADICDERLIPLLKACWSENPDHRPPFISIRRQLRQACPESHANILDNMVSKLEKYANHLEEVVEERTNQLTAEKSRADKLLSSMLPKYIADQLMCGKPVEPTSYDMVTIFFSDIVGFTTMCSISSALEVVTLLNDLYSLFDEIIKLYDVYKVETIGDAYMVASGLPICNGTRHAEEISTMALHFLSAIKRFKIRHLPKEKLALRIGINSGPVVAGVVGNTMPRYCLFGDTVNTASRMESNSLPLRIHVSQSTADILLKTGNFELEERGDIEIKGKGTQKTFWLISKSGFSFPSTGQDCDASPKSGTDEKNKTTPMNDGDRRAIQRTPIMAKMTEMHTLTVPDI, from the exons ATGTCAGGAGGATTAGATTTAGACATAAGTGGAGCCACACGATGGTGGgtgatttttgtttctttatcagcaCTTACAGGCTCTGTTATTTGCAACATAGCAACCCAGTATAAGGTTACGATTGGCCTCCAAGCTCCTCGGAACATCTCCTACCCTTTCAGTTTGCTTAGGTTGGGGTCTGCAATACAGATTGCCATAGACAAGATCAACGCAAATCCAACTCTGAGTGGAAATTTCTCCTTTGACTTCGTATACCTGGACACAGACTGTAACGCAAAACTTTCACTTCAAGGATTCATCAATCAAGTAATGAACCAAAATGTGTCAGCGCTATTTGGTCCGTCCTGTCCTGAGGAGGCTGAA GTCACAGGGCTCATAGCATCCACATGGAACATTCCCATGTTCGGCTTTGTTGGCCAGACACCAAAAATGGATAACATTCTGGTGTATGACACCTATATAAAAATTGCACCTCCACTTAAAAGGGTTGGAGAAATCCTGCTTAAAACACTGGAATTCTTTGGATGGAAGTATGTTGGTATGATCGGAGGTGGTGCTGATAGGAACACATGGGACAGCGTTGATGCTTTTTGGAAGTCTGTGGAACAGCAACTCAGGGCCAAAGTAACAGTGACAGCTGGCATCAAGTTTGATACCAGTGACCCAGAACTGGCACAGAGAAACTTGCAGATCATCTCTAAAGTTGCAAGAG TGGTTGTTGTGCTCGCTAATGCTGAAGACACCATGTCTCTGATGATAGAAGCGCAGAAACAAGGCCTAATGAATGGAGAGTATGTTTTCCTTCTGGTTCAGCAGTTTGAGGTCAGTGGCAGAGTG GACAACCTGTGGAAGACTGTTGGTGAAGCAAATAAAGCAACAGTGCTGAAGGCTTTTGACATGGTTTTTGTACTTGCTCAGAAATCCTATGACGGGTATGACTACTATGATTTCTTCGAACAGGCTTATGAGAGATTAAAAGGGGCACCTTTTTACAGCAACCTGTCCTCAGAAAAAGAG GTCAGCTCCTACGCTGCCTATTTACATGACGCTGTTCTACTTTATGCCATTGGCCTTAAAGAAGCCTTTAAAAATGGTAAAGACATCCGTCATGGACGAGAGATTCTCCAGAAGCTCAGGGGCAGGGCCAATATTAGGTTTTATG GGGCTTCAGGTCTGGTTCACTTTGATGAATATGGAGAGAGGAATCTTGACTATTCAGTATATGACCTACAACAAACAGAAACTGTCACaaaatttgtgtctgttttggACTTTGACAGCAATTCGAAAACGATCAA ACCCACATCAAGGTTTTCTAACATTGTTTGGCAAAATGGAAAACCTCCACTAGATAATCCGCCCTGTGGTTTTGATAATGAGCTCTGTGAATGGTTAGAAAATG AGATATCTCTGCTGGTTCTGCTGGTGGCTTTGCCTGTGTTAGGAGTGGCAGCAGTGGCTTTGATCACTTTATTGACTCTACAGAAGACCCGTCTACAGTCTCGCTTGGATGAGTCCAGCTGGTGGCTTATCAACTACAGCGACATAACTATCCTCAGAGAGCCCAAA GGAACGCAAACACTGTCTGTAAGCACAACACCAAGCAAATGTGGTAGTGGTGGCTCTCAGTCCATGCTCTCCACCAACAGCTATAGTACTAGAGAAGCCATCTACACTACTATTGGACTCTATCAG GGAAACGAGGTGGGcgtaaaatatttgaaaaatcaaaTACTTCCTGATATCAAGAAACCATCGATCATCGCAGAGTTCAACATG CTGAAAGAAATGAAACACGAGAACCTAGTACAGTTCTTCGGTGTGTGTATCGAGCCTCCAAATGTCTGTATCGTCATGCAGTACTGCAAGAAAGGAAGCTTGAAG GATGTTCTCAGAAATAGTGAAATTGAGCTGGACTGGATGTTCAAATTGTCTTTTGCCTATGACATTGTTAAT GGCATGGAGTACATACATAAGAGCAGTCTGAAGTCTCATGGAAGTCTGAAGCCCAGTATGTGTCTGGTGGACAGCAGGCTGCAGATCAAACTCTCTGGCTTTGGCCTGTGGGAGTTCAAACATGGTACCAAACACAAACTGATCCCACTGGAGAATCCAAATTATGAAGAGATGTACTACACTGCTCCTGAGTTTTTGAGAGAGGTGTACTACCCTTTCAATGGGACCCAGAAAGGTGACGTCTTTAGCTTTGCCATAATCATGCGAGAGCTGATGTACAGTACAGAGGTGGGTCCGTATCACGATGTTCATCTGGAACCAAAAG aGATTATCAAGCTGTTAAGAACCCCCTTGAGTGACGAGCCACTTAGACCAACCTTGTCTGCTGACATCTGTGATGAACGTCTCATCCCTTTACTAAAAGCCTGCTGGAGTGAGAACCCAGACCACAGACCCCCATTCATCAGTATCAGGAGACAACTGCGTCAGGCATGTCCTGAAAG CCATGCCAACATCCTGGACAACATGGTGAGCAAACTGGAGAAATATGCCAATCATCTGGAAGAAGTCGTggaggagagaaccaatcagctcaCAGCAGAAAAGAGCAGAGCTGATAAGCTTCTATCTAGCATGCTGCCAAA GTATATTGCTGATCAGCTAATGTGTGGGAAACCAGTGGAGCCCACAAGTTATGACATGGTGACCATTTTCTTCTCCGACATTGTGGGTTTCACCACCATGTGCTCCATTAGCTCGGCTCTGGAGGTGGTCACCCTCCTCAACGACCTCTACAGTCTTTTTGACGAGATCATTAAGCTATATGATGTCTACAAG GTGGAGACAATAGGGGATGCATATATGGTGGCCAGTGGTCTGCCTATCTGTAATGGTACCCGTCATGCTGAGGAGATCTCTACTATGGCACTCCACTTCCTGTCCGCCATCAAAAGGTTCAAAATTAGGCATCTGCCTAAAGAAAAATTGGCCTTACGGATTGGGATCAATTCTG GCCCAGTTGTTGCTGGAGTTGTGGGTAATACAATGCCCCGGTACTGTTTATTTGGGGATACAGTGAACACGGCTTCTAGGATGGAGAGCAACAGTCTTC CGCTGAGAATCCATGTCTCCCAGAGCACTGCTGATATTCTCTTAAAGACAGGAAATTTTGAACTGGAGGAGAGGGGTGATATTGAAATAAAg GGAAAGGGAACACAGAAAACATTCTGGTTGATAAGCAAATCTGGATTCAGTTTTCCATCCACCGGCCAGGACTGTGATGCAAGTCCTAAATCAGGAACAGAT gaaaaaaacaaaacaaccccaATGAATGATGGAGACAGAAGAGCAATCCAGCGGACCCCAATCATGGctaaaatgacagaaatgcaCACACTTACTGTACCCGATATCTAG
- the LOC109048396 gene encoding guanylate cyclase 2G-like isoform X3, which produces MSGGLDLDISGATRWWVIFVSLSALTGSVICNIATQYKVTIGLQAPRNISYPFSLLRLGSAIQIAIDKINANPTLSGNFSFDFVYLDTDCNAKLSLQGFINQVMNQNVSALFGPSCPEEAEVTGLIASTWNIPMFGFVGQTPKMDNILVYDTYIKIAPPLKRVGEILLKTLEFFGWKYVGMIGGGADRNTWDSVDAFWKSVEQQLRAKVTVTAGIKFDTSDPELAQRNLQIISKVARVVVVLANAEDTMSLMIEAQKQGLMNGEYVFLLVQQFEVSGRVDNLWKTVGEANKATVLKAFDMVFVLAQKSYDGYDYYDFFEQAYERLKGAPFYSNLSSEKEVSSYAAYLHDAVLLYAIGLKEAFKNGKDIRHGREILQKLRGRANIRFYGASGLVHFDEYGERNLDYSVYDLQQTETVTKFVSVLDFDSNSKTIKPTSRFSNIVWQNGKPPLDNPPCGFDNELCEWLENEISLLVLLVALPVLGVAAVALITLLTLQKTRLQSRLDESSWWLINYSDITILREPKGTQTLSVSTTPSKCGSGGSQSMLSTNSYSTREAIYTTIGLYQGNEVGVKYLKNQILPDIKKPSIIAEFNMLKEMKHENLVQFFGVCIEPPNVCIVMQYCKKGSLKGMEYIHKSSLKSHGSLKPSMCLVDSRLQIKLSGFGLWEFKHGTKHKLIPLENPNYEEMYYTAPEFLREVYYPFNGTQKGDVFSFAIIMRELMYSTEVGPYHDVHLEPKEIIKLLRTPLSDEPLRPTLSADICDERLIPLLKACWSENPDHRPPFISIRRQLRQACPESHANILDNMVSKLEKYANHLEEVVEERTNQLTAEKSRADKLLSSMLPKYIADQLMCGKPVEPTSYDMVTIFFSDIVGFTTMCSISSALEVVTLLNDLYSLFDEIIKLYDVYKVETIGDAYMVASGLPICNGTRHAEEISTMALHFLSAIKRFKIRHLPKEKLALRIGINSGPVVAGVVGNTMPRYCLFGDTVNTASRMESNSLPLRIHVSQSTADILLKTGNFELEERGDIEIKGKGTQKTFWLISKSGFSFPSTGQDCDASPKSGTDSFISKQEKNKTTPMNDGDRRAIQRTPIMAKMTEMHTLTVPDI; this is translated from the exons ATGTCAGGAGGATTAGATTTAGACATAAGTGGAGCCACACGATGGTGGgtgatttttgtttctttatcagcaCTTACAGGCTCTGTTATTTGCAACATAGCAACCCAGTATAAGGTTACGATTGGCCTCCAAGCTCCTCGGAACATCTCCTACCCTTTCAGTTTGCTTAGGTTGGGGTCTGCAATACAGATTGCCATAGACAAGATCAACGCAAATCCAACTCTGAGTGGAAATTTCTCCTTTGACTTCGTATACCTGGACACAGACTGTAACGCAAAACTTTCACTTCAAGGATTCATCAATCAAGTAATGAACCAAAATGTGTCAGCGCTATTTGGTCCGTCCTGTCCTGAGGAGGCTGAA GTCACAGGGCTCATAGCATCCACATGGAACATTCCCATGTTCGGCTTTGTTGGCCAGACACCAAAAATGGATAACATTCTGGTGTATGACACCTATATAAAAATTGCACCTCCACTTAAAAGGGTTGGAGAAATCCTGCTTAAAACACTGGAATTCTTTGGATGGAAGTATGTTGGTATGATCGGAGGTGGTGCTGATAGGAACACATGGGACAGCGTTGATGCTTTTTGGAAGTCTGTGGAACAGCAACTCAGGGCCAAAGTAACAGTGACAGCTGGCATCAAGTTTGATACCAGTGACCCAGAACTGGCACAGAGAAACTTGCAGATCATCTCTAAAGTTGCAAGAG TGGTTGTTGTGCTCGCTAATGCTGAAGACACCATGTCTCTGATGATAGAAGCGCAGAAACAAGGCCTAATGAATGGAGAGTATGTTTTCCTTCTGGTTCAGCAGTTTGAGGTCAGTGGCAGAGTG GACAACCTGTGGAAGACTGTTGGTGAAGCAAATAAAGCAACAGTGCTGAAGGCTTTTGACATGGTTTTTGTACTTGCTCAGAAATCCTATGACGGGTATGACTACTATGATTTCTTCGAACAGGCTTATGAGAGATTAAAAGGGGCACCTTTTTACAGCAACCTGTCCTCAGAAAAAGAG GTCAGCTCCTACGCTGCCTATTTACATGACGCTGTTCTACTTTATGCCATTGGCCTTAAAGAAGCCTTTAAAAATGGTAAAGACATCCGTCATGGACGAGAGATTCTCCAGAAGCTCAGGGGCAGGGCCAATATTAGGTTTTATG GGGCTTCAGGTCTGGTTCACTTTGATGAATATGGAGAGAGGAATCTTGACTATTCAGTATATGACCTACAACAAACAGAAACTGTCACaaaatttgtgtctgttttggACTTTGACAGCAATTCGAAAACGATCAA ACCCACATCAAGGTTTTCTAACATTGTTTGGCAAAATGGAAAACCTCCACTAGATAATCCGCCCTGTGGTTTTGATAATGAGCTCTGTGAATGGTTAGAAAATG AGATATCTCTGCTGGTTCTGCTGGTGGCTTTGCCTGTGTTAGGAGTGGCAGCAGTGGCTTTGATCACTTTATTGACTCTACAGAAGACCCGTCTACAGTCTCGCTTGGATGAGTCCAGCTGGTGGCTTATCAACTACAGCGACATAACTATCCTCAGAGAGCCCAAA GGAACGCAAACACTGTCTGTAAGCACAACACCAAGCAAATGTGGTAGTGGTGGCTCTCAGTCCATGCTCTCCACCAACAGCTATAGTACTAGAGAAGCCATCTACACTACTATTGGACTCTATCAG GGAAACGAGGTGGGcgtaaaatatttgaaaaatcaaaTACTTCCTGATATCAAGAAACCATCGATCATCGCAGAGTTCAACATG CTGAAAGAAATGAAACACGAGAACCTAGTACAGTTCTTCGGTGTGTGTATCGAGCCTCCAAATGTCTGTATCGTCATGCAGTACTGCAAGAAAGGAAGCTTGAAG GGCATGGAGTACATACATAAGAGCAGTCTGAAGTCTCATGGAAGTCTGAAGCCCAGTATGTGTCTGGTGGACAGCAGGCTGCAGATCAAACTCTCTGGCTTTGGCCTGTGGGAGTTCAAACATGGTACCAAACACAAACTGATCCCACTGGAGAATCCAAATTATGAAGAGATGTACTACACTGCTCCTGAGTTTTTGAGAGAGGTGTACTACCCTTTCAATGGGACCCAGAAAGGTGACGTCTTTAGCTTTGCCATAATCATGCGAGAGCTGATGTACAGTACAGAGGTGGGTCCGTATCACGATGTTCATCTGGAACCAAAAG aGATTATCAAGCTGTTAAGAACCCCCTTGAGTGACGAGCCACTTAGACCAACCTTGTCTGCTGACATCTGTGATGAACGTCTCATCCCTTTACTAAAAGCCTGCTGGAGTGAGAACCCAGACCACAGACCCCCATTCATCAGTATCAGGAGACAACTGCGTCAGGCATGTCCTGAAAG CCATGCCAACATCCTGGACAACATGGTGAGCAAACTGGAGAAATATGCCAATCATCTGGAAGAAGTCGTggaggagagaaccaatcagctcaCAGCAGAAAAGAGCAGAGCTGATAAGCTTCTATCTAGCATGCTGCCAAA GTATATTGCTGATCAGCTAATGTGTGGGAAACCAGTGGAGCCCACAAGTTATGACATGGTGACCATTTTCTTCTCCGACATTGTGGGTTTCACCACCATGTGCTCCATTAGCTCGGCTCTGGAGGTGGTCACCCTCCTCAACGACCTCTACAGTCTTTTTGACGAGATCATTAAGCTATATGATGTCTACAAG GTGGAGACAATAGGGGATGCATATATGGTGGCCAGTGGTCTGCCTATCTGTAATGGTACCCGTCATGCTGAGGAGATCTCTACTATGGCACTCCACTTCCTGTCCGCCATCAAAAGGTTCAAAATTAGGCATCTGCCTAAAGAAAAATTGGCCTTACGGATTGGGATCAATTCTG GCCCAGTTGTTGCTGGAGTTGTGGGTAATACAATGCCCCGGTACTGTTTATTTGGGGATACAGTGAACACGGCTTCTAGGATGGAGAGCAACAGTCTTC CGCTGAGAATCCATGTCTCCCAGAGCACTGCTGATATTCTCTTAAAGACAGGAAATTTTGAACTGGAGGAGAGGGGTGATATTGAAATAAAg GGAAAGGGAACACAGAAAACATTCTGGTTGATAAGCAAATCTGGATTCAGTTTTCCATCCACCGGCCAGGACTGTGATGCAAGTCCTAAATCAGGAACAGAT TCTTTCATAtctaaacaggaaaaaaacaaaacaaccccaATGAATGATGGAGACAGAAGAGCAATCCAGCGGACCCCAATCATGGctaaaatgacagaaatgcaCACACTTACTGTACCCGATATCTAG